Proteins encoded in a region of the Raphanus sativus cultivar WK10039 chromosome 8, ASM80110v3, whole genome shotgun sequence genome:
- the LOC108837545 gene encoding E3 ubiquitin-protein ligase JMJ24-like — protein MSGTNEQTRSGSNGNGEGIIGIPDELRCKRSDGKQWRCTAMSMPDKTVCEKHYVQAKKRAANSASRASQRKVQRRSSPVLGGGETDTYSEGRVEDQQQQQQLVMMMMPSSNGHHASGSSKYDGGGGVREKRHDKSMSSSRYVPDTPVVRNFSARVAVDLNDEVAGDGGMFEESYRSYRTPPSAAAAMMDRSRERSHQSMSPMEYSAEESTDVSAESVGQTCHHCLRKDRERIISCLKCNQRAFCDACISTQYSEISLEEVEKVCPVCRGLCDCKHCLRSDNTIKVRMQAVPVLDKLKYLYRLLSSVLPVIKQIHLDQCTELELEKRLRGAEIDLVRARLKADDQMCCNVCQVPVVDYYRRCPNCSFDLCLRCCQDLRAESSVEIGVTSQTVGDRTGVPKLKLNFSYKFPEWEANSDGSIPCPPKEYGGCGSKSLNLARIFKMNWVAKLVKNADEMVNGCKVSEICSPELCDSRFCKLSERDESGDNFVYSPSLETVKFDGVATFEKQWSEGRLVIVKKVLDESSSSRWDPETVWRDIEENSDEKLKEHDPFLKAINCLDGLEVEVRLGEFIKAYGDGRNQETGLSLSWKLKDWPSPSASEEFIFNQRPEFIRRFPFLEYIHPRLGLLNVAAKMPHYSLQNDTGPKVIVSCGTFKETDAGGSLNSIHYSMRDMVYLLVHTSEGTKLDRVRETNHGPREPDEKMGENESLLSPEKKKMDGELHDLSLGTANTEKNESEMMCSVNPESLKMESSCTSSCAGGAKWDVFRRQDVPKLAEYLQRTFLKPDDSIKCDVASRPLFEGLFLNEHHKTQLKDELGIEPWTFEQLRGEAIFIPAGCPFQFRNLQSNVQVALDFLCPESVGESARLAEEIRCLPYDQKAKPQILEIGKISLYAASSAIKEVQKLILNPEFGAELGFEDPNLTKAVSNNLDKVIKRPQQISCT, from the exons ATGAGTGGTACTAACGAGCAAACTCGATCTGGCTCCAACGGCAACGGGGAGGGCATTATCGGGATTCCCGACGAGCTACGTTGCAAGAGGTCAGACGGGAAACAGTGGAGGTGCACAGCGATGTCCATGCCCGACAAGACCGTGTGCGAGAAGCACTACGTCCAGGCCAAGAAGCGTGCTGCTAACTCGGCTTCACGCGCCAGCCAGAGGAAAGTGCAGAGGAGGAGCTCGCCGGTGCTAGGCGGCGGCGAGACGGATACTTACTCCGAAGGGAGAGTCGAggatcagcagcagcagcagcagctcgtgatgatgatgatgcctAGCAGCAACGGTCATCACGCCTCTGGCTCCTCCAAGtatgatggtggtggtggagttAGAGAGAAGAGGCACGATAAAAGCATGAGTAGTAGTAGATATGTGCCGGATACGCCTGTGGTGAGGAACTTCTCTGCGCGCGTTGCGGTGGATTTGAATGATGAGGTGGCTGGTGATGGTGGGATGTTCGAAGAGAGCTATAGATCGTATAGGACACCACcatctgctgctgctgctatgATGGACCGGTCACGCGAGAGATCACACCAAAGCATGAGTCCTATG GAGTACTCAGCAGAAGAAAGCACAGATGTGTCTGCAGAGTCCGTGGGGCAAACTTGTCATCACTGCCTGAgaaaagatagagagagaatCATATCTTGCCTCAAGTGCAATCAAAGAGCCTTCTGCGACGCTTGTATATCGACACA GTACTCGGAGATATCACTTGAAGAAGTTGAGAAAGTCTGCCCTGTGTGCCGTGGTTTGTGTGATTGCAAACACTGCCTGCGTTCTGATAATACAATAAAG GTCCGGATGCAGGCAGTACCCGTTTTGGACAAGTTGAAGTATCTATATCGTCTACTATCATCTGTCCTTCCAGTGATAAAGCAGATCCATCTTGATCAATGTACAGAATTAGAATTAGAGAAGAGGCTTCGTG GAGCTGAGATTGATCTTGTCAGGGCAAGATTGAAAGCAGATGACCAGATGTGCTG CAACGTGTGTCAGGTACCAGTTGTTGACTACTACCGTCGTTGTCCGAACTGCTCATTTGACTTGTGCCTGAGATGCTGTCAAGATCTACGTGCTGAGTCTTCGGTTGAGATTGGTGTGACTAGCCAAACCGTAGGTGACAGAACAGGAGTTCCTAAACTAAAACTGAACTTTTCATACAAGTTTCCTGAATGGGAAGCCAACAGCGATGGGAGCATCCCTTGCCCTCCTAAGGAATATGGAGGCTGCGGTTCCAAGTCTTTGAACCTCGCTCGCATTTTCAAGATGAATTGGGTTGCGAAGCTTGTGAAAAACGCTGATGAGATGGTTAACGGCTGCAAGGTATCTGAGATCTGTAGCCCTGAGTTGTGTGATTCCAGATTCTGCAAACTTTCTGAGAGAGACGAGAGTGGTGACAACTTCGTGTACAGCCCTTCACTTGAAACGGTTAAATTCGATGGAGTAGCTACTTTCGAGAAACAATGGTCAGAGGGTCGGCTTGTTATTGTGAAGAAGGTACTTGATGAGTCATCTTCCTCTAGATGGGATCCTGAGACTGTCTGGAGGGATATAGAAGAGAATTCAGATGAGAAACTGAAAGAACATGATCCATTCTTGAAGGCTATAAATTGCTTGGATGGGTTAGAA GTTGAGGTAAGGCTTGGAGAGTTTATAAAAGCATATGGAGATGGAAGAAACCAAGAGACAGGTCTTAGTCTATCGTGGAAGTTAAAAGACTGGCCGAGCCCAAGTGCCTCAGAGGAGTTCATATTCAACCAGAGACCTGAGTTTATCAGAAGATTTCCGTTTCTTGAGTACATACATCCCCGGTTAGGCCTTCTGAACGTTGCAGCCAAGATGCCTCATTACTCGCTCCAAAACGATACAGGTCCAAAGGTTATAGTGTCTTGTGGGACGTTCAAAGAAACTGATGCTGGCGGTTCATTGAATAGTATTCACTACAGCATGCGTGACATG GTATACCTCTTGGTGCACACATCTGAAGGAACAAAACTCGATAGAGTGAGAGAGACAAATCACGGTCCAAGAGAACCTGATGAGAAGATGGGAGAAAATGAGTCACTTCTTAgccctgagaaaaaaaaaatggacgGGGAGTTGCATGATCTATCACTTGGTACAGCCAATACGGAGAAGAATGAATCTGAGATGATGTGTAGCGTGAATCCAGAGAGTCTTAAGATGGAATCTTCTTGCACGTCTTCATGTGCAGGAGGAGCCAAATGGGATGTTTTCAGGCGCCAAGACGTCCCAAAGCTGGCCGAGTATTTGCAGAGAACATTCCTGAAGCCTGATGATAGTATTAAGTGTGATGTT GCGTCACGTCCGTTGTTTGAGGGATTGTTCTTAAATGAACACCACAAGACACAACTAAAAGATGAGTTAg GAATTGAGCCATGGACGTTTGAGCAACTCCGTGGTGAGGCTATCTTCATTCCAGCTGGATGTCCGTTCCAATTCAGAAACCTTCAG TCAAATGTTCAGGTGGCGCTTGACTTCTTGTGCCCTGAAAGCGTTGGAGAGTCAGCAAGACTAGCTGAAGAGATCCGGTGTTTACCGTACGACCAGAAGGCAAAACCTCAGATTCTAGAG ATAGGGAAGATATCGTTATACGCAGCTAGCTCAGCCATCAAAGAGGTTCAGAAACTGATCTTGAATCCAGA ATTTGGAGCAGAGCTTGGTTTTGAGGACCCTAACCTAACCAAAGCAGTCTCCAACAACTTGGATAAGGTAATCAAGCGGCCACAGCAAATCAGCTGCACTTGA
- the LOC108822693 gene encoding uncharacterized protein LOC108822693, with the protein MVLLVDEENNLMEETAVMDDASSGVEFSCGDPKVEPRVGDEFQAEIPPMMSPSQRALFLSTPLALDDSSRSFLIGQPVQLTWREKHQKGQVNGDDDDDSIDMNQSLKSLRAKRSRSSSANKTRGDESVKKQRLSLEAVPEIPPTSSWEDLEVASFVLGLYTFGKNFTQVKKFMESRGTGEVALFYYGKFYDSASYHSWSDSRKKRRRRRKCVYGRKIYSGWRQHQLLSRLIPSVSDESQKQMLVNVSKSFAEGNITLEKYISAVKDLVGLRPLVEAVGIGKRKDDLTVITSGPVMKTTKPWFTVSPKSSYPGLGKAYASLTSADIINQLTGSSRLSKARCSDIFWEAVWPRLLARGWRSEQVKDRGYFTSKDNIVFIVPGVKEFSRGELVKGDDYFDSVSDILTKVALDPQLLEFEAAADEFAVVAENSSDQSDEESSSQSDKQRHRYLKSPCSNRGDLQTKFTVVDTSLVAGGKLCDLRNLNAEPLVCSEPKTRLGDKLVSNNVEMPLEAKKQVDDDPMLFTVIDSSIKEEESLEKDKDRSKRLIKHRSNRQAETNDRSVSFAPSLKRRRLSACMRGEKSLSRENSVFKHSPGDDTAESTVCPKSDHLSLCAVQQQNGTCEEMNEYDNKCSQEEVRTAQELISSEQEPNGFCSVSESDKKYADIVPKQEQAVDLGTTQELGSSEQQQHDNTAAPRRQSTRKRPLTTRALEALESSYLTTKGLKSAVKPKKRERSTKKNLSAKACNRAQPSLDNGSVGLEKIEEDKSKATASKPLDQIEDSKPSLPLIGATRQDSKPVLTERPKLPPIVLKLSLKRSRGASETQV; encoded by the exons ATGGTTCTTCTGGTGGATGAGGAAAACAATCTTATGGAAGAAACAGCTGTTATGGACGACGCTTCCTCTGGTGTTGAATTTTCATGTGGAGATCCAAAAGTCGAGCCACGTGTTGGAGACGAGTTTCAGGCCGAGATTCCACCTATGATGTCTCCATCTCAACGTGCATTGTTTCTCTCAACTCCTCTGGCTTTGGATGATTCCTCACGTTCCTTTCTCATCGGACAACCTGTCCAACTAACGTGGAGAGAAAAGCATCAGAAAGGTCAAGTAaatggagatgatgatgatgatagtatCGACATGAACCAGTCTTTGAAATCTTTAAGAGCAAAAAGAAGCCGCTCCTCCTCAGCCAACAAGACCAGAGGCGACGAGAGTGTCAAGAAGCAGAGGTTGAGTCTCGAGGCTGTTCCAGAGATACCACCAACCAGCTCCTGGGAAGATCTTGAGGTGGCTAGCTTCGTTCTTGGTCTGTACACGTTCGGGAAGAACTTCACTCAGGTGAAGAAGTTCATGGAGAGCAGAGGAACAGGAGAGGTAGCATTGTTTTACTATGGGAAGTTCTACGATTCAGCTAGTTACCACAGCTGGTCTGATTCACGCAAGAAGCGGAGGAGGAGACGGAAGTGTGTGTACGGAAGAAAGATCTATTCAGGTTGGAGGCAGCATCAGTTGTTATCTCGTTTGATTCCTTCTGTttctgacgaatctcagaaacAGATGCTTGTGAAT GTCTCAAAGTCATTTGCTGAAGGGAACATCACTCTTGAGAAATACATAAGCGCGGTGAAGGATCTTGTAGGTCTCAGGCCTCTTGTAGAGGCTGTGGGGATTGGTAAAAGAAAAGATGATCTCACGGTTATTACGTCAGGACCAGTGATGAAGACAACCAAACCATGGTTCACGGTTTCTCCAAAGTCTTCTTACCCTGGCTTAGGCAAAGCTTACGCTTCGCTCACATCTGCCGACATAATAAACCAGTTAACAGGCAGTTCCCGTCTAAGCAAAGCACGCTGCAGTGATATCTTCTGGGAAGCTGTGTGGCCGCGTTTGCTAGCCAGAGGATGGCGTTCAGAGCAGGTCAAGGACCGAGGCTATTTCACTTCAAAGGATAACATTGTCTTCATTGTCCCTGGCGTGAAAGAGTTTTCTAGAGGGGAGCTTGTTAAAGGCGATGATTACTTTGATTCCGTCAGTGACATTCTAACAAAGGTTGCTCTAGATCCTCAGCTTCTTGAGTTTGAAGCGGCCGCCGATGAGTTTGCTGTTGTTGCGGAGAACTCTTCTGACCAATCAGATGAAGAGTCTTCTTCCCAATCTGATAAACAAAGACACCGTTACCTAAAGTCTCCATGTTCTAACCGTGGAGATCTCCAAACGAAGTTCACCGTTGTGGACACTAGCTTGGTTGCAGGAGGGAAGCTGTGTGATTTGCGGAATCTGAATGCAGAGCCTTTAGTCTGTTCTGAGCCAAAGACTCGTCTAGGAGATAAACTGGTTAGTAACAATGTGGAAATGCCTCTGGAGGCCAAGAAGCAAGTGGATGATGACCCAATGCTATTCACAGTTATTGATTCTAGTATAAAGGAGGAGGAGAGTTTGGAGAAGGATAAGGATCGGTCAAAGAGGCTGATCAAGCATAGGTCTAACCGACAAGCAGAAACTAATGATCGTTCAGTAAGTTTTGCTCCATCGTTGAAACGCAGACGGCTCAGTGCTTGCATGAGAGGTGAGAAAAGCCTTTCAAGAGAGAACTCAGTGTTCAAACATTCACCGGGTGATGACACAGCAGAGAGCACGGTATGTCCTAAATCAGACCACTTAAGTTTATGCGCTGTCCAACAACAAAACGGGACTTGTGAAGAGATGAATGAGTATGATAACAAGTGCTCTCAAGAGGAGGTAAGAACAGCCCAAGAACTCATTTCATCAGAACAAGAACCAAACGGGTTCTGTTCAGTGTCTGAATCAGACAAAAAATATGCTGACATTGTTCCTAAACAAGAGCAAGCAGTTGATCTGGGAACTACTCAAGAACTTGGTTCCTCAGAACAACAACAGCACGACAATACAGCTGCTCCTAGAAGACAGAGCACAAGAAAGCGACCATTGACCACCCGGGCTCTCGAAGCTCTTGAATCCAGCTATCTTACAACCAAGGGACTGAAAAGCGCGGTTAAACCAAAAAAACGTGAAAGGTCTACGAAGAAAAACCTCTCAGCTAAAGCTTGTAACAGAGCACAACCTTCGCTAGACAATGGTAGTGTAGGTTTggagaaaatagaagaagatAAGAGCAAAGCAACAGCAAGTAAGCCCTTGGATCAAATAGAGGATTCAAAGCCTAGCCTTCCTCTTATTGGAGCAACAAGACAAGATTCAAAGCCGGTACTAACTGAACGTCCTAAACTTCCACCTATTGTTTTGAAGCTTTCACTTAAACGTAGCAGAGGAGCTTCAGAGACTCAAGTCTGA
- the LOC108822948 gene encoding sucrose nonfermenting 4-like protein, protein MFGSAMDNSRGNSAAAAAQILTPTRFVWPYGGRRVYLSGSFTRWTEHVPMSPIEGCATVFQVICNLTPGYHQYKFFVDGEWRHDEHQPFVTGNGGVVNTIFITGPDMVPTGFNSSSMDVDDFSQRAADPSQESIPRMSGVDLEVSRHRISVLLSTRTAYELLPESGKVIALDVNLPVKQAFHILYEQGIPLAPLWDFGKGQFVGVLGPLDFILILRELGTHGSNLTEEELETHTIAAWKEGKAHISRQYDGIGRQYPRPLVQVGPYDNLKDVALKILQNKVAAVPVIYSSVQDGSYPQLLHLASLSGILKCICRYFRHSSSSLPILQQPICSIPLGTWVPRIGESSSKPLATLRPHASLGSALSLLVQAQVSSIPVVDDNDSLIDIYSRSDITALAKDKAYAQIHLDDMTVHQALQLGQDASPPYGMINGQRCHMCLRSDSLGKVIERLANPGVRRLVIVEAGSKRVEGIISLSDVFRFLLGL, encoded by the exons ATGTTTGGTTCTGCAATGGATAACAGTCGTGGAAACAGTGCTGCCGCAGCAGCGCAGATTCTTACTCCCACGCGCTTCGTGTGGCCTTATGGAGGTAGAAGGGTCTACCTAAGCGGATCTTTCACCAG GTGGACGGAACATGTGCCAATGTCTCCAATTGAGGGCTGCGCTACTGTTTTTCAAGTTATCTGCAACTTGACTCCGGGATATCATCAG TATAAGTTTTTTGTTGATGGCGAATGGCGGCACGATGAGCACCAACCATTTGTAACCGGAAATGGTGGAGTAGtgaatacaatatttataactggACCAGATATGGTTCCCACGGGTTTTAACTCATCTAGCATGGATGTGGATGATTTTTCCCAGCGAGCG GCTGATCCATCCCAGGAATCTATCCCTAGGATGTCAGGAGTTGATTTGGAGGTGTCTCGTCACCGTATTTCTGTTTTACTGTCAACCCGTACTGCGTATGAGCTGCTCCCAGAGTCGGGCAAG GTTATTGCATTGGATGTAAATTTACCAGTAAAGCAAGCATTCCATATACTTTATGAGCAG GGTATCCCGTTGGCTCCTCTTTGGGACTTTGGTAAAGGCCAGTTTGTTGGAGTTCTTGGTCCACTGGACTTCATTCTAATACTGAGAGAG CTTGGAACTCATGGATCGAACTTGACAGAAGAAGAGCTCGAGACGCACACCATAGCAGCATGGAAAGAGGGGAAGGCTCATATTAGCAGACAGTATGATGGAATCGGGAGACAATATCCTAGGCCACTTGTTCAG GTCGGGCCCTATGATAACCTGAAAGACGTTGCCCTCAAAATTTTGCAAAACAAGGTGGCAGCAGTTCCAGTTATTTATTCTTCTGTGCAGGATGGGTCATATCCGCAGTTACTGCATCTTGCTTCGCTATCTGGCATATTAAAAT GTATATGCAGGTACTTTAGACATTCGTCTAGCTCTTTGCCAATCCTTCAGCAGCCCATTTGTTCAATTCCCTTGGGTACTTGGGTCCCTAGAATCGGAGAATCAAGTAGCAAACCTCTCGCTACGCTGAGACCACACGCCTCTTTGGGCTCTGCGCTCTCGTTATTAGTTCAGG CTCAAGTCAGTTCAATTCCAGTAGTGGATGACAATGACTCGCTTATCGACATATACTCCCGAAG TGACATAACTGCTCTGGCTAAAGATAAGGCATACGCACAGATTCATCTGGATGACATGACGGTTCACCAG GCGCTGCAGTTGGGGCAAGATGCGAGTCCGCCTTATGGAATGATCAATGGGCAGAGATGTCACATGTGCTTGCGCTCAGACTCTCTTGGGAAAGTGATTGAGCGGTTGGCGAATCCAG gagtAAGGAGGCTGGTGATAGTGGAAGCAGGGAGCAAACGTGTTGAAGGTATCATATCTTTGAGTGATGTTTTCCGATTCCTACTTGGTCTTTGA